In one window of Paenarthrobacter nicotinovorans DNA:
- a CDS encoding HAD-IIA family hydrolase translates to MADSLISRFDAVLSDLDGVVYAGPHAIPGAIEALQRLASVGVGLGYVTNNASRTPAQVAAHLRELGAPAEDHQVVSSSQAAGELLASMLPAGAHVLITGSAALAHEIELVGLKPVHSAAESPVAVVQGFNPDIGWKDLAEASYVVAGGAMWFATNTDMSIPQARGMAPGNGTLVAAVAAATGKSPLVAGKPEAPLFHAAAKRLKADRPLVVGDRLDTDILGGNRAGYATAAVLTGVDTKHTILAARTDERPDYLLANLEDLYAPYPGIIDDGGSFRCGSASAVADGGTVTVTGEEGDLDAWRAACAAWWAAVPYASTAQAPQLEW, encoded by the coding sequence ATGGCTGATTCACTGATCTCGAGGTTTGATGCTGTCCTGTCGGACCTGGATGGCGTGGTCTACGCTGGACCGCACGCCATTCCGGGCGCCATAGAAGCGCTGCAGCGGCTGGCGTCCGTGGGGGTTGGTCTGGGTTATGTCACCAACAACGCATCCAGGACCCCCGCCCAGGTCGCCGCGCATCTGCGTGAGCTCGGTGCGCCGGCTGAGGACCATCAGGTAGTCAGTTCCTCGCAGGCAGCAGGGGAGCTCCTGGCTTCCATGCTTCCCGCGGGGGCGCATGTCCTCATCACAGGCAGTGCGGCGTTGGCCCATGAGATCGAATTGGTGGGACTCAAACCGGTGCACAGTGCCGCTGAGTCTCCGGTTGCTGTCGTCCAGGGGTTCAACCCGGACATCGGTTGGAAGGATCTGGCCGAGGCGTCGTACGTGGTGGCCGGGGGAGCCATGTGGTTCGCCACCAACACGGACATGTCCATTCCTCAGGCACGCGGCATGGCGCCGGGCAACGGAACCCTCGTTGCCGCCGTCGCTGCTGCCACAGGGAAGTCCCCGTTGGTGGCGGGGAAGCCGGAAGCGCCGTTGTTCCATGCGGCAGCCAAGCGACTCAAGGCGGACCGGCCACTGGTGGTGGGCGACCGTCTGGACACTGACATCCTGGGCGGCAACCGTGCAGGATATGCGACGGCGGCCGTCCTCACCGGTGTTGACACCAAGCACACCATCCTGGCTGCAAGGACCGATGAGCGTCCCGACTACCTGCTGGCGAACCTCGAGGACCTCTACGCTCCGTATCCCGGAATTATCGACGACGGCGGCTCGTTCCGTTGCGGGTCGGCGTCGGCGGTTGCTGATGGCGGTACGGTGACGGTGACCGGCGAAGAGGGCGATCTCGACGCATGGCGCGCCGCTTGCGCGGCATGGTGGGCAGCTGTCCCGTACGCGTCGACAGCGCAGGCGCCGCAGCTGGAATGGTGA
- a CDS encoding tetratricopeptide repeat protein, translated as MAGRLIDIEPELAFQHALAASRRGGRLSAVREAVGLTAYAAGHYGEALREFRTYRRISGSNVHLPVMADCERGLGRPDRALDMVRSPEAQDLDAPGKVELAIVASGARTDLNQLDAAVSELEIPQLDINRAFSYSPRLFRAYAEALSAVGRTEEADKWARQALVAENALGVGDFAEPEILDLGWDEQEEEAERRPRFKTPAPEADVATAEAATAQTETVIVEAAAADVEHDEVELDDAESDYFESDDAESDVDSVEDEEEHKEADNEGTDSQHG; from the coding sequence ATGGCCGGGCGCCTGATCGACATTGAACCGGAGCTTGCGTTCCAGCACGCCCTGGCTGCAAGCCGCCGCGGTGGCCGTCTCTCGGCTGTCCGTGAAGCTGTGGGTCTGACGGCTTACGCTGCCGGCCACTATGGCGAGGCACTGCGTGAATTCCGTACCTACCGCCGTATCAGCGGATCGAACGTACACCTGCCCGTAATGGCCGACTGCGAACGTGGCCTCGGCCGCCCGGACCGTGCATTGGATATGGTCCGTTCGCCCGAAGCCCAGGATCTTGACGCTCCGGGCAAGGTGGAGCTGGCGATTGTGGCGTCCGGTGCACGCACGGACCTGAATCAATTGGACGCTGCTGTCAGCGAGCTTGAGATCCCGCAGTTGGACATCAACCGGGCGTTCTCCTACAGCCCCCGTCTCTTCCGTGCTTACGCTGAGGCACTGAGCGCTGTTGGCCGTACTGAGGAAGCCGACAAGTGGGCCCGTCAGGCCCTCGTGGCCGAGAATGCTTTGGGCGTTGGCGATTTCGCTGAGCCTGAGATTCTTGACCTCGGCTGGGATGAGCAGGAAGAAGAAGCCGAACGCAGGCCGCGCTTCAAGACGCCGGCCCCGGAGGCCGACGTCGCAACGGCAGAAGCCGCGACAGCACAAACCGAAACGGTCATCGTGGAAGCCGCAGCTGCTGATGTTGAGCACGACGAGGTTGAACTTGATGACGCTGAGTCGGACTACTTCGAGTCGGATGACGCCGAGTCGGACGTTGATTCCGTCGAGGACGAGGAAGAGCACAAGGAAGCAGACAACGAGGGTACCGACTCCCAGCATGGCTGA